GCACCCGGTCGCATTGGCGATATCGGGAGCTCTTGCCGCTGGACGAAAATTTTTGCCCCACGCAGGGGCACTTGGGGTGGACGCCCATCATCGAAGCCCCGCGGCTGGCCCAGGCGCTGGGCATTGCCCGGTTGAGATTGAAAGACGATGGGCGGAATCCGTCCGGCTCGTTCAAAGATCGGCCCAGCTCCGTCGGCGTGCAACGGGCGATGCAGGAGGGAATGCAGACGATTGCCTGCGCCTCGACCGGAAATGCCGCCAGCAGCTTGGCCTACTCGGCAGCGGTGGCCGGTTTGGCCTGCAATATTTTTGTCGGAAAAAATGTGCCGCCAGGAAAGCTGGCCCAACAGTTGGCGTACGGAGCGAGGGTATTCCGGGTGCAAGGCACGTACGCCCAGGCTTACGATTTGTGCACGCAGGCCTGCCAGAAGTTCGGCTGGTACAATCGGAATGCAGCCATCAATCCGTATTTGGTGGAAGGGAAAAAAACCGGCGGGTTGGAGGCGGCCGAGCAGTGTGCCGACGATCCGCCGGAGTGGATCGCGTGCAGCGTGGGAGACGGCTGCTCGATTGCCGGCGTCCACAAGGGCGTGGTGGAAATGAAAGCCGTCGGCATTACCAATTGGACGGCCCGGATGCTGGGCGTGCAAGCGGAAGGCGTCGCACCCATTGCAGAAGCCTTCAAAACCGGCAAGCTGGACCGCTCCGGAACCGGCGACACCTACGCCGACAGTATTAATGTGCCCGTGCCACGAAATTGGCGCAAGGCAGTAAATGCCGTGCGGGAGAGCAACGGAACCTACGTGACGGCGACCGATGCAGAAATCATGCAGGCAGTGCCGCTGACCGGACGGTTGACAGGCGTGTTTGCGGAGCCGGCCGCAGCGACTGCAATTGCCGGAATTGCCGTGGCGCGCGAGCAGGGAATTCTCACCGCCAAATCAAGCGTGCTGGCCATGATTACCGGCAACGGCTTGAAAGATATTGTCGGCGCCTTAAAGGCAGTGGGCGAACCGTTTGACGTGCAGCCGACGCTGGATGCCGTGCTGGCGATTGTGGAGAAATCGTGATGGCATTGGTGCTGCAAAACGCGCTTTTGTGCGATATTGATCCGCCGCGCGTGGAATTGGGCAGCCTGCGAATCGACGGCGGGAAAATTGCCGCCCGGGGAGAGGTGCAGCCGGCGGCCGGCGATAACATAGTCGATTGCGGCGGGGCGGTGGTGTTGCCGGGCTTAGTCAATGGCCACACCCATTTGTATTCGGCCTTGGCGGTGGGCATGCCTGCGCCGCCGCGGCCGCCAAAAAACTTTCTGGCGATTTTGCAGTTGGTTTGGTGGCGGCTGGATCGGGCGCTCGATGAGGAATCGATTTTAACCTCCGCATTGATGGGCGCGCTACAGGCCGCTCGTTGCGGCACGACCACGCTCATCGATCATCACGCTTCACCCCAGTGCATTGCCGGATCGCTCGATCTCGTGGAGCGCGGGCTCTTGCAAGTGGGAATACGGGGCGTGCTGTGCTACGAAACTACCGACCGCAACGGCCGCGCCGGTCGAGAGGCCGGGCTGGCAGAAAATCGACGCTATTTGCAAAAGTGCCGAACGAATCGCTCCGGGCGGTTTGCCGGGCTGGTGGGGGCGCATGCGGCGTTCACGCTGGAGGATGAATCGCTCGATCTGTCAGCGCGCATGGCCGAGGAATTCCACACAGGGGTGCACATTCACGTCGCGGAAGATCCCTGCGATGAGGAAGCTTGCCGCCGCGAGCATGGCCTGGCGCTCATGGAACGTCTGGAGCGGCACGGCCTGGTGCAGCCGGCGACTATTTTCGCGCATGGCACACATTTACATGCGGCAGCGATTGAGCGGGTCAATGCCGTCGGGCTAACGCTGGCGCACAATCCGCGGTCGAACATGAACAACTCGGTCGGGTACACGCCGGTGGCAAAGTTTCGCGCGCCGGTGATGCTGGGAACCGACGGCATTGGCGCCGACATGTTTACCGAAGCTCGGCAGGCCTGGTTCAAAGCGTGCGATGCCCAACAGGGTTTAACGCCAAACCACGTATTGCGAATGCTGGCGGCATCGGCGCGGCGGGCTTCGGCGGCGCTGGGAGTGACACTGGGGCAGCTTGCCGTGGGGGCAGAAGCCGACGTGGTGATTACCGATTATGTCCCCTTCACGCTGCTGACTGCCGATAATTTGGCGGCGCACTTCATTTTTGCCATCGGCGCGCAGCATGTGCGCGATGTGCTGGTTAGCGGCGACTATGTGCAGCAGGATCGACGCGTGGTAACCTGCAATGAGGCAACCGCTTGCCAGGAAGCGGTCAGCGTATCGGGCCGGCTGTGGGAAAGAATGGCGGCCATTCCGGCGCCCTAATTGCAATTTAATCTCGCCGCTTTTGTCGAACGAGCCATACTGCGCCTAAAGCCAGCAGCACCCAAGCGCTGGGCTCGGGCACCGGCGAAGTATTGCCGTGGCCGGCAAGAAGGTAATTGATTAGCGCCTGAACGTCGGCGTTAGTGTCGCGGCCGTCGCCGTTCACATCCAAAATGAATTTGATGTCCGCATTGCTGAACGCCGGATGCTGGTACGCATAACTATTGATGTCACTAGTGCCGCTGGCGCCGAGATCAATCATGGCTTGCATCAAGGCCACGAGATCAATGGAATTGACTGAGCCATCTTGATTAATATCGCCGATGCGGGGCGTTACTTCTCCGGCGCTGGCAATGCTATTTGCCACGCCCGTGATCGAAGCGCCTGGTACGAAATCGGCGAATTGGATGTCGTTCAATTGAGTAGCGGTCAGACCGGCGCCACTGGTCCCGACCATCAAATGGTCGGCGCCGAACGTCCAATTGTTCACAGCCAAGGTTCCGCTCCAACTATTGGCGTGGGAATCGGCAAATTTAACGCTGTTGGCGCCGCCGGCGCCGAAATCGAGAATCGAATTGGCCGTAAGCCCCAATGTGGCGGGTGAGGCCGAGGTCGTGAAATCTTGGCCAAATCCGTTGGTGGCGAATGTGCCGCCCCCCAGAATAACCTGCGAAGTTTTCGCAATGGCATTGGAGGCCAATAGGGAAAGCGTGCCGCTGGTGATGGTTGTTGTGCCGGTATAGGTGCTCGTGCCAAGGAACTGTGTGGTGCCGGGCCCGTTTTGAATGAGCGAGCCGCCTCCGCTGAGCGCGCCAAAATACGTGGCGGTGTTGTTCCCCAGCGTGAGTGCCACCGGAGCGGACGATGTATTGGTCAGCGCCAAATCCTGCGAGCCCGACAAGCCTCCGAAGGTGGCGCTGGTGAGCGTGCCGAAGCTGAGCGTGCCTCCCTGGTTGTTGTAATTCAGCGTGCTGTCTTGTAGCGCCAGGGAATTATTGAGCTGCAAGGCGCCGCCGCTAACGGTAGTGGCGCCGGTGTATGTATCGGCGCCGGTCAAAAACAGGGTGCGCAGGCCCGACATGTTGATGCCCGAGCCGGCGACCGATTCGCTGATGGTTCCCAAATACAGATCAGCGCCGGTGGAATTGCTGGCGCCGAAGCCGTTGATTTTCGGCGCGAAGGTGGCCACGCCGCCGTCGAGGGTGACAGATTGGAACACAATCGGATGGCTGTTGGCGGAACTGGCCAAATAAATGCCCAACTGCTGGCCGCCGCCGATGGTGAGGCTGCCCAGCGTATCGCTCAACCCTGCGGCCGCCGTGCCCAAGGGATTTAGCACCACCAGGCCCGACCCAACCACCTGCACATTGTTCCCATAAATTTGGCTGCCAGTGGTGTTGTTGCGCAGATTCAGCTCGGAATAACCGCCGGTTGTGGTCACGGTGTTAACCGTGCCTCCCAGTGCGGCATCGCCGGCGGTGAGCACAATGGTTCCGGTGCCGACAGGCGTGGTGCTTCCCGAGGTCGTGCCAAACAACTCGCTTTTCACATTGTGCGAAAGCGTAATGGTGCCGCTGAAATTGCTGGAATTGGCGGCGTTGATGCGGAAACCTTGGCCGCCGTCGGGCGAGGTGATTCCGGTGGCGTTCTGCAGGATAATATTGCCACTGCCTTGCAAATTGCCCGTGAATGTTTCATTCACACTAGTGGTCGGCGCCAAGGGATCGAAGCTTTCAATGGTCGAAGTGGTTCCTGGCTCGGCGGTCAAGTTGCCCGAAAATGTGGGAGCGCCTGTGAATGCCAGCGCACCGCCGAAAAGTGCAATGGGGTTGGTCAAATTCGCGCCGATGACCAGCGTGCCGGTGGCATTGGCGTTGATGGATCCGCTTCCCGGCGCACCGACGCTGAGCGCTCGAACATAGCCGCCGTTGATGATCAGGCCGCCAGCGAAATTGTTGGAGCCGGAAAGAGCAAGCGTGCCCGCTCCGGTTTTGGTGATGGAATGCAGTCCGCTAATGGTATTCGTGAAGCTGAGCGTCGAGAACTGATCGGCGTTGAACGTGGTGTTATTGGGCAGGGCAATCGCGGAGCTCACGGCATAAGTGGAGTTGGTCAATTGGTCGTTGCTGGTGAGCGAAACCGTGGGATTGGCGTTGCCATCGGAGCTGAGCGTAATGCCGCTGGTGGAGCCACCCAGGTTGCCGCCGGGTAAGTTGAAGGTAGCCGTGGCGTTTCCCAGGGCATCGAACCACGTGGATGTGGAACCGGAGAGCGTCACACCGGTCAGTTGGACTTGCAGCGCAAGTGCCGCCGCTTGCGGGTTGGAGGCGGAAAGCTTCAGCACATTGGCTTGGGGGCGCTGAAGCATGATGGTGGAAGGCGCATTCACCCCGACCGTTTGGCCGGGAACCATCGTAAAGGAATCGGCGGCATAAAACGCGGCTTCGGTCAGGTCTAGCGCCGAGTTTCGAACGGCTTGAACCGTGGCGTCGTTGCGGATGAATTGGATCGGCGTGGAAGCAAAGTACGAATCCATTTGCGCGGCCGTGGTATTGGGCACGACAATGTAGCTGTAGCTGCCGTTGTTGACGGCCGTGCCATGGTTGATGTACAGCGTGAATACGTTTTGCGTGACCGTGGAGGAACTTTCCGCCGTGTTCAGCGCAGCCCAAGTGCCCGACTGGGCGACGGCCATAATCGTGGCATTGCTGACCGGCGTAAGGAAGAAGTAACCCACGCCTCCTTGGTATACCCATTTAAGATTCGTCGGCGTGACCGTGCCGGTGGTCAACGTCTGAATGGTGGAACTGGCGGTGGTCTCGTAGGAAACCGTGCTGGTGAGCAGGCATTGATTGAGCGTGGTATCGACTTCGCTGGTGGCATTGGGCGCGTTGATGGCGCCGCCCAGGGCAACTTCTTCATTATTGAAGAAGAACCAGCTTTTCTGTGCGGCGACATCGAAGCGGTTATAAGCGAACGCTTCTGCTCCGTACGTTTCGTCCGACACGCCGCCGGCATAAGCCGTGGTGCCTTTGGTTGCACCAAACGTCCCGGGAGGCGTTAGGGAGCGCGAATCTTGTTCGACGGTGGTGCCCGGCAGGCGACGCCAGTTCCAACTGGGCTGAATACCTAGATATTCATTGCCGGTGACCATAATCTGGTTGACGCCGTCGCCCAAATACAAATTTTTCAAACCTTGGCTGTTGCCCTGCTCCGGCTGGCTCGTTCTGGTGGAAGTAACTTTGACCGAGGCGTAATAACCGGCCCGTTGCTGGACCATGGCTTCGGAATCGAAGAAATCTCGATTGCCCGATAGGACGTTCGCCGTGGTGCTGGCTTGTCCGGAGGAAATGGTGGCCTGCTGGCGAGCCAGAAACGCCTGCAGCTCGGATTGCCGATACGTCCCCAGCGCCAAGGCATTATTGATGGCGGTAACAAAGCCATCGCCGGCGCCAACAAAGCTGGAAAACGTAACTTGCCGACCGTCGGCGGTTAAATCCATGGTCTTACCGCGGATAAACCATTGCGTTCCGTCGAGCAGATAGTCCACCAGCAGATGCAGCTGATTGGTGGTGATGGAATTTTGGTCATATTGTGTTCCTGCGCCGATCGCGGCCCAATTGAGCGTATCGTTAATGTACGAAGTGCCATAACCGCCCATGTAAAGTTGCGGCCCGTGAAATTCGTAACTGTGGTCGGCCTGGATTCCGTTGCCATTGCTATGGGCGCTAATCACGGTGATGGTGCCGCCGATGGAGCCGAAGGCACTGGACATGTCGGAGTTGCTGCCGGAAACAATGGCGCTGTAGATTCCGGCAATGGCTTCGTCGACGACGTTTTGACCGGTCTGGCTGGGAATGTCGCCCTTGGCCCGCGCCAAAATGTTTTGCCCCAACGAAATTTGGCTGGGGCTAAGAATGGAATTGCTCACCAACACCATGGTTTGCCCCAAGTTTTGCGGCGTGGCGATATCGTTATCGAACCAGTTGGTGCTTTGCGGATCGACGGAAATCCAATAATTGTAGGCGTTGGAAATATCGGCTCCCAGCGTGGCGTTGTGGTACAACGTACTGGAGCTGCTGGAATAATCTTCGGCCATGGCCTCCAGGCGCTGCAAATGCGTGAGCGGAGTCCAATTGGTTTGGGCCATGTTGGCATAGTTAATGTCGGACCAACTGCCGTTCGATTGCAGGCTATTCATGTAGCCTTGAACGGTGGAGGTAGAGGGCACCGACGAAAGCAGTTGTGCTGTGACCCGCTGCGTGATCGTAGCAAGATCGTCAGCATCCGCTGGGGGTGTAACTAGCAGCACGGCCAGCGCGATTACCACAGCAATGGTCTGTGCTACGGGACGCATCGCGGTTGTAGCAATCTGCGGCAACGTAACCTCGTTCCGCACTAGCGCCATATGGAGCATCTCCTTGTCCCTGATTACATTCACTTATTCCACCGCTGCATGGGGCACGGAATAGCGTGAAATCGATTTTGCCAACTTACCCCTAGTGCCGCGGCGCAGCACTAGAGAACGTTCTGGCAAGCAAGGAGTTAAAGAATAGGCGCCTGTACCCTGAGATAGGCGGACCACTTTATTCCTTCGCCCGGAGATTTGGGATCCCTCAGGCACCGGCCAGAACGACCCCCCCTTGAGCTGGCATCATATCATGCGCTGGCGGCCATTTCCACCGTCCCTTGGTGGTGGGTCGTGGAACATTTTGCACCCTAGCCCGACGGTATCAGTCGGGCGATGCAGCCGTGTAAAATTTCAAATTACCCCGTGACGTGCCCATTGCGGCTCCACGTGGAAAGGAGTTAAACCAGGGGAAAGAATTTAAGTTTTGCTGGGATTTTTTCCGGATAGAATGGAAGGGCTTCTAAATTGGGTTAGGCAACTGAGTGCAGTCCGTACGAACGCTGGGCGAGAGTGCCGGCTGTTGAGGAACCGACTTCTACTGTAAGGGAGAGTACCAACGATGTTCACAATCGGGTGGACCGGTTTGATGTGTCAATGTCGGAAAACTACGCCCAGTGGCGGGAACCAACGCGCAGTAAGTAGAGCGCTTTTACTGGCGCTGGTTTGTGTCGCTTTTGCACAACATGCTGCGGCCGATGACGCGCCCCCCTACCGAAATCCGAAAGCGGCCTTGGAAGATCGCGTCAACGATTTGGCAACTCGTTTAACGCAGGATGAAAAGTTGCATCTGTTAACCGGCACGGGCTTCACTACGCAACCGATTCCGCGCCTCGGCGTGCCGGCGATGTCGATGGTTGATGCTGGCCAAGGCGTGCGCGGTGGCAGCAAGACAACGCAAGGTCCGGCGACGGCGTTTCCGTGCGGCGTGGCGATGGCCGCGAGCTGGGATGTTGACTTGATCCACCGCATCGGAAAGGCCATTGGCGAAGAAGTGCGCAACAAGGGAACAGGCTCGCAAGTGTTGCTTGCGCCGGCGGTGAACATTCAGCGTTCGCCCCTGGGAGGCCGCAACGGCGAATACATGACCGAAGATCCGTTTCTGGCCGCACGTATGGGCGTCGCTTACATCCGGGGGGTGCAAAGCACCGGCGTGGCGGCGTGCATTAAGCACTTCGCTTGCAACAATGAGGAAGTCGATCGGAACACGGTGAATGTCGTAGTGGGCGAGCGCGCCCTGAGGGAAATTTATCTGCCGGCCTTTGAAGCCGGAGTCAAGGAGGGCCGCGTTTGGTCGCTGATGGATTCGTACAACAAAATCAATGGTCCGTATGCCTCTGCAAATTCTTACTTGTTGCTCGACGTGCTGAAAAAAGGCTGGGGCTTTGAGGGACTCGTGATGTCGGACTGGGGGGCAGTTCACGAGGTGCCCGTAGCGCAAGCCGGGAATGACTTGGAAATGCCCGGTGGCCAGTTCGAAACGATCAACAAATTAAAAGAGGCCCTACGCAGTAGTAGCTTGTCGCAGCAGGCGGTCGACGAATCGGTGAAGCGCATTTTGCGCACGATTGTGCGGGTCGGGCTGCTCGACAACCCGCCGCCGCCCAATTCCGAAATGGTCAATTCCAAGGAACATCAACAGATTGCTGAGGAAGC
The sequence above is drawn from the Pirellulales bacterium genome and encodes:
- the thrC gene encoding threonine synthase; the encoded protein is TRSHWRYRELLPLDENFCPTQGHLGWTPIIEAPRLAQALGIARLRLKDDGRNPSGSFKDRPSSVGVQRAMQEGMQTIACASTGNAASSLAYSAAVAGLACNIFVGKNVPPGKLAQQLAYGARVFRVQGTYAQAYDLCTQACQKFGWYNRNAAINPYLVEGKKTGGLEAAEQCADDPPEWIACSVGDGCSIAGVHKGVVEMKAVGITNWTARMLGVQAEGVAPIAEAFKTGKLDRSGTGDTYADSINVPVPRNWRKAVNAVRESNGTYVTATDAEIMQAVPLTGRLTGVFAEPAAATAIAGIAVAREQGILTAKSSVLAMITGNGLKDIVGALKAVGEPFDVQPTLDAVLAIVEKS
- a CDS encoding amidohydrolase family protein; the encoded protein is MALVLQNALLCDIDPPRVELGSLRIDGGKIAARGEVQPAAGDNIVDCGGAVVLPGLVNGHTHLYSALAVGMPAPPRPPKNFLAILQLVWWRLDRALDEESILTSALMGALQAARCGTTTLIDHHASPQCIAGSLDLVERGLLQVGIRGVLCYETTDRNGRAGREAGLAENRRYLQKCRTNRSGRFAGLVGAHAAFTLEDESLDLSARMAEEFHTGVHIHVAEDPCDEEACRREHGLALMERLERHGLVQPATIFAHGTHLHAAAIERVNAVGLTLAHNPRSNMNNSVGYTPVAKFRAPVMLGTDGIGADMFTEARQAWFKACDAQQGLTPNHVLRMLAASARRASAALGVTLGQLAVGAEADVVITDYVPFTLLTADNLAAHFIFAIGAQHVRDVLVSGDYVQQDRRVVTCNEATACQEAVSVSGRLWERMAAIPAP
- a CDS encoding polysaccharide lyase family 8 super-sandwich domain-containing protein is translated as MALVRNEVTLPQIATTAMRPVAQTIAVVIALAVLLVTPPADADDLATITQRVTAQLLSSVPSTSTVQGYMNSLQSNGSWSDINYANMAQTNWTPLTHLQRLEAMAEDYSSSSSTLYHNATLGADISNAYNYWISVDPQSTNWFDNDIATPQNLGQTMVLVSNSILSPSQISLGQNILARAKGDIPSQTGQNVVDEAIAGIYSAIVSGSNSDMSSAFGSIGGTITVISAHSNGNGIQADHSYEFHGPQLYMGGYGTSYINDTLNWAAIGAGTQYDQNSITTNQLHLLVDYLLDGTQWFIRGKTMDLTADGRQVTFSSFVGAGDGFVTAINNALALGTYRQSELQAFLARQQATISSGQASTTANVLSGNRDFFDSEAMVQQRAGYYASVKVTSTRTSQPEQGNSQGLKNLYLGDGVNQIMVTGNEYLGIQPSWNWRRLPGTTVEQDSRSLTPPGTFGATKGTTAYAGGVSDETYGAEAFAYNRFDVAAQKSWFFFNNEEVALGGAINAPNATSEVDTTLNQCLLTSTVSYETTASSTIQTLTTGTVTPTNLKWVYQGGVGYFFLTPVSNATIMAVAQSGTWAALNTAESSSTVTQNVFTLYINHGTAVNNGSYSYIVVPNTTAAQMDSYFASTPIQFIRNDATVQAVRNSALDLTEAAFYAADSFTMVPGQTVGVNAPSTIMLQRPQANVLKLSASNPQAAALALQVQLTGVTLSGSTSTWFDALGNATATFNLPGGNLGGSTSGITLSSDGNANPTVSLTSNDQLTNSTYAVSSAIALPNNTTFNADQFSTLSFTNTISGLHSITKTGAGTLALSGSNNFAGGLIINGGYVRALSVGAPGSGSINANATGTLVIGANLTNPIALFGGALAFTGAPTFSGNLTAEPGTTSTIESFDPLAPTTSVNETFTGNLQGSGNIILQNATGITSPDGGQGFRINAANSSNFSGTITLSHNVKSELFGTTSGSTTPVGTGTIVLTAGDAALGGTVNTVTTTGGYSELNLRNNTTGSQIYGNNVQVVGSGLVVLNPLGTAAAGLSDTLGSLTIGGGQQLGIYLASSANSHPIVFQSVTLDGGVATFAPKINGFGASNSTGADLYLGTISESVAGSGINMSGLRTLFLTGADTYTGATTVSGGALQLNNSLALQDSTLNYNNQGGTLSFGTLTSATFGGLSGSQDLALTNTSSAPVALTLGNNTATYFGALSGGGSLIQNGPGTTQFLGTSTYTGTTTITSGTLSLLASNAIAKTSQVILGGGTFATNGFGQDFTTSASPATLGLTANSILDFGAGGANSVKFADSHANSWSGTLAVNNWTFGADHLMVGTSGAGLTATQLNDIQFADFVPGASITGVANSIASAGEVTPRIGDINQDGSVNSIDLVALMQAMIDLGASGTSDINSYAYQHPAFSNADIKFILDVNGDGRDTNADVQALINYLLAGHGNTSPVPEPSAWVLLALGAVWLVRQKRRD